The following proteins are encoded in a genomic region of Gossypium hirsutum isolate 1008001.06 chromosome D05, Gossypium_hirsutum_v2.1, whole genome shotgun sequence:
- the LOC107897253 gene encoding tubby-like F-box protein 7 yields the protein MSSSSSFRKSSCLSRRFSGSRSLAKTAALATVSPTVNQSEISSSSSSSSQPTPLAEAEAEAEEEGQSWSTMLPELLGEIMERVEASEDRWPQRQNVVTCACVCKKWREAMREIVRASSPGSGKITFPSCLKQPGPSDFPNHCIIKRCKKNSTFYLFLSLTPSFTDKGKFLLAARRYRHGVHIEYIISLDADDLSQSSNAYVGKLSSDFLGTNFTIYDSQPPHSGAKPSSSRTSRRFASKRISPQVPAGNFEVGKVSYKFNLLKSRGPRRMVCSVKCALPEERAYKHLDDSKAKIAEGAAPGLAILKNKAPRWHEHLQCWCLNFHGRVTVASVKNFQLAATVDPSQPGGKGDEEKVLLQFGKVGDDTFTMDYRSPLSPYLAFAICLTSFGTKLACE from the exons ATGTCGTCTTCGTCGTCGTTCAGGAAGTCCTCGTGCCTTTCACGGAGATTCTCGGGATCGAGATCATTGGCCAAAACGGCAGCGCTAGCAACGGTCTCGCCAACGGTGAACCAGTCGGAGATTTCTTCTTCTTCGTCGTCGTCGTCGCAGCCTACGCCGCTGGCGGAGGCGGAGGCGGAGGCGGAGGAGGAAGGGCAATCGTGGTCGACGATGCTGCCGGAGTTGCTAGGTGAGATCATGGAGCGCGTGGAGGCGAGTGAAGATCGGTGGCCTCAGAGGCAAAACGTCGTCACATGCGCCTGCGTTTGTAAGAAATGGAGAGAAGCTATGAGAGAGATCGTTAGGGCTTCTTCCCCCGGAAGCGGCAAAATCACTTTTCCTTCATGTCTTAAACag CCTGGTCCAAGTGATTTTCCAAACCATTGTATTATAAAGCGGTGCAAAAAGAACTCAacattctacctttttctttctcttacgcCAT CCTTCACCGACAAGGGGAAATTTCTATTGGCAGCAAGAAGATATCGACATGGTGTTCATATTGAGTATATTATATCCCTTGATGCAGATGACTTATCTCAAAGCAGTAATGCCTATGTCGGGAAGTTAAG TTCGGATTTTCTAGGCACCAACTTTACGATCTATGATAGTCAACCCCCGCACAGTGGTGCCAAGCCTTCAAGCAGCAGAACAAGTCGCAGATTTGCAAGTAAGCGAATCAGCCCCCAAGTTCCAGCTGGCAATTTTGAGGTGGGAAAAGTGTCTTACAAGTTCAATCTCTTGAAATCAAGAGGTCCAAGGAGGATGGTTTGCTCAGTGAAATGCGCTTTGCCAGAAGAAAGGGCTTACAAGCATTTAGATGACTCCAAAGCGAAAATAGCTGAGGGAGCTGCACCTGGTCTTGCAATTTTGAAGAACAAAGCTCCAAGATGGCATGAACATTTACAGTGCTGGTGTTTGAATTTCCACGGTCGGGTTACAGTTGCATCTGTGAAAAACTTTCAGCTGGCTGCAACTGTAGATCCAAGTCAACCAGGAGGGAAAGGAGATGAAGAAAAGGTTCTCCTCCAGTTTGGTAAAGTTGGGGATGATACATTCACCATGGATTACAGGTCACCCTTGTCCCCCTATCTTGCATTTGCCATCTGCCTTACAAGCTTTGGTACAAAGTTGGCTTGCGAATGA